One Vibrio sp. 16 genomic window carries:
- the purB gene encoding adenylosuccinate lyase has translation MELSALTAVSPVDGRYGSKTIALREIFSEYGLLKYRTIVEVRWLQKLAATAEIAEVPAFSAEANQFLDDLAANFSEEDARRIKEIERTTNHDVKAVEYFLKEKVADVPELHAVNEFFHFACTSEDINNTSHALMLKEARENVILPEIRNLIDAIKALAVEYRDIPLLSRTHGQPASPSTMGKEMANVAYRMERQFKQIENVEILAKINGAVGNYNAHLSAYPELDWHKFSEEFITESLGVTWNPYTTQIEPHDYIAELFDAIARFNTILIDFDRDVWGYIALGHFKQKTIAGEIGSSTMPHKVNPIDFENSEGNLGLANAVFGHLAQKLPISRWQRDLTDSTVLRNLGVGVGYAIIAYTSTLKGISKLEVNREALLAELDQNWEVLAEPVQTVMRRYGIEKPYEKLKELTRGKRVDGEAMRNFIDGLELPEHEKARLKEMTPANYIGQAIELTDKL, from the coding sequence ATGGAACTGTCAGCATTGACTGCTGTTTCACCAGTAGACGGTCGTTACGGAAGCAAGACAATTGCGTTGCGCGAAATCTTCAGTGAATATGGTCTACTTAAGTACCGTACTATCGTTGAAGTCCGCTGGTTACAAAAGCTTGCTGCAACGGCTGAAATCGCTGAAGTACCAGCATTTAGCGCTGAAGCAAACCAATTCCTAGACGACCTTGCTGCAAACTTCTCAGAAGAAGACGCACGCCGTATCAAAGAGATCGAGCGTACAACTAACCACGACGTAAAAGCGGTTGAATACTTCTTAAAAGAAAAAGTTGCTGATGTTCCTGAACTGCACGCAGTAAACGAGTTCTTCCACTTTGCCTGTACTTCTGAAGACATCAACAACACATCACACGCTCTAATGCTTAAAGAAGCGCGTGAGAATGTGATTCTTCCAGAAATCCGTAACCTAATCGACGCAATCAAAGCGCTAGCAGTGGAATACCGCGACATTCCTCTTCTATCTCGTACACACGGTCAGCCTGCTTCTCCATCTACTATGGGTAAAGAAATGGCAAACGTGGCGTACCGTATGGAGCGTCAATTCAAGCAAATCGAAAACGTTGAAATCCTAGCGAAAATCAACGGTGCAGTAGGTAACTACAACGCACACCTTTCTGCTTACCCAGAGCTTGATTGGCATAAGTTCTCTGAAGAATTCATCACTGAATCTCTAGGCGTTACTTGGAACCCTTACACAACTCAGATCGAACCACACGATTACATCGCTGAACTGTTCGACGCAATCGCTCGCTTCAACACAATTCTGATTGACTTCGACCGTGACGTTTGGGGTTACATTGCACTAGGCCACTTTAAGCAAAAAACTATTGCTGGTGAGATCGGTTCTTCAACCATGCCTCACAAAGTTAACCCAATCGACTTTGAAAACTCAGAAGGTAACCTAGGTCTTGCGAACGCTGTATTCGGCCACCTAGCACAGAAACTGCCTATCTCTCGCTGGCAGCGTGACCTAACTGACTCAACAGTTCTACGTAACCTTGGTGTGGGTGTGGGCTACGCTATCATCGCTTACACCTCTACGCTTAAAGGTATCAGCAAGCTAGAAGTTAACCGTGAAGCACTTCTTGCTGAACTAGACCAAAACTGGGAAGTATTGGCAGAGCCTGTACAAACAGTAATGCGTCGTTACGGCATCGAAAAACCATACGAGAAGCTAAAAGAACTAACTCGTGGTAAGCGTGTAGACGGCGAAGCAATGCGTAACTTCATCGACGGTCTTGAGCTTCCTGAGCACGAGAAAGCACGTCTGAAAGAGATGACGCCGGCGAACTACATCGGTCAAGCAATCGAGCTGACAGATAAGCTGTAA
- a CDS encoding inosine/guanosine kinase, producing the protein MKFPGQRKSKHYFPVHARDPLVSQAQESKKMSRTHIIGIDQTLVDIEAKVSSELIEKYNLSKGHSLVIDDVTAEALYVELKQNELITNEYAGGTIGNTLHNYSVLADDRSTLLGVMSQDIKIGSYGYRYLCNTSSRMDLNYLQGVEGAIGRCFALITEDGERTFAISEGQMNQLHPDSIPEKIFKNASALVLTAYLVRCKEGDPMPEATMRAIEYAKKHDVPVVLTLGTKFVIQDDPQFWQAFLRDHVSVVAMNEDEAEALTGESDPLAASDKALDWVDLVLCTAGPVGLFMAGYTEEAAKRETSLPLLPGSIAEFNRFEFSRPAVKDNCENPIKVYSHISPYMGGPEKIKNTNGAGDAALSALLHDMAANKYHKENVPNSSKHAHAYLTYSSFSQVCKYSNRASYEVLVQHSPRLSKGLPEREDSLEEAYWER; encoded by the coding sequence ATGAAATTTCCTGGCCAACGTAAATCGAAACACTACTTTCCCGTACACGCACGCGATCCTTTGGTGAGCCAAGCACAAGAAAGCAAGAAAATGTCTCGCACCCACATTATCGGTATTGATCAAACCTTGGTTGATATTGAAGCAAAGGTGAGTTCAGAGCTAATCGAAAAATATAACTTGAGTAAGGGACACTCACTAGTTATCGACGATGTCACGGCAGAAGCTTTATATGTTGAGTTGAAACAAAACGAGCTTATCACCAATGAATATGCAGGCGGCACCATTGGTAATACGCTACACAACTATTCTGTTCTTGCTGATGATCGTTCAACGTTACTAGGGGTGATGAGCCAAGATATTAAAATTGGCAGCTATGGCTATCGTTATCTGTGTAATACATCCAGCCGAATGGATTTGAATTACCTGCAAGGGGTTGAGGGCGCGATTGGACGTTGCTTCGCACTCATTACCGAAGATGGTGAGCGTACTTTTGCGATCAGTGAAGGCCAGATGAACCAACTTCACCCTGATAGCATTCCTGAAAAAATCTTTAAAAACGCCTCTGCGCTGGTATTAACGGCCTATTTGGTACGTTGTAAAGAGGGCGACCCGATGCCAGAAGCGACAATGCGCGCGATTGAGTACGCTAAAAAGCATGACGTGCCGGTAGTGCTTACATTAGGTACCAAATTTGTCATTCAAGATGATCCTCAATTTTGGCAAGCATTCTTGCGTGACCACGTTTCTGTTGTGGCCATGAATGAAGATGAAGCTGAAGCTCTGACGGGCGAGTCCGACCCATTGGCCGCGTCTGATAAAGCGCTTGATTGGGTGGACTTGGTGCTATGTACCGCTGGTCCTGTTGGCTTGTTTATGGCTGGCTACACTGAAGAAGCGGCTAAGCGAGAGACTTCTCTACCTTTATTGCCAGGTAGTATCGCAGAATTTAACCGTTTTGAATTTAGTCGACCAGCAGTAAAAGATAACTGCGAAAACCCAATTAAAGTGTATTCGCATATTTCACCTTATATGGGCGGGCCTGAGAAGATTAAAAATACAAATGGTGCAGGGGATGCAGCGTTATCTGCCTTACTGCACGACATGGCGGCAAACAAGTATCACAAAGAAAACGTGCCTAACTCAAGCAAACATGCCCATGCTTATTTGACTTACTCGTCGTTTTCTCAGGTATGTAAGTATTCAAACCGTGCTAGTTATGAAGTTCTGGTACAACACTCACCACGTTTGTCTAAAGGCTTGCCTGAAAGAGAAGACAGCTTGGAAGAAGCGTATTGGGAACGATAG
- the hflD gene encoding high frequency lysogenization protein HflD, whose translation MANALYDRTIAFAGICQAVALVQQVAKNGHCDNDAFETSLKAIMNTNPSNTVSVFGRESDLKLGLECLVKGIDSTPTGSEITRYIISLMALERKLSGRNDAMAQLGDRIQMLERQLDHFELLDEQMLSNLASVYLDVVSPIGPRIQVTGTPSVLQQTTNQHKVRALLLSGIRCSVLWRQVGGKRRHLIFGRKKMVEQAQILLARMQ comes from the coding sequence GTGGCTAACGCATTATATGACCGCACCATCGCATTCGCAGGAATTTGCCAAGCCGTTGCTTTGGTCCAACAAGTAGCGAAAAACGGTCACTGCGACAACGACGCGTTTGAAACGTCTCTCAAAGCGATCATGAACACGAACCCGAGCAATACGGTGAGTGTATTTGGCCGCGAGTCAGATCTTAAACTGGGTTTAGAATGTTTAGTTAAGGGCATTGATAGTACGCCAACTGGCAGCGAAATCACCCGTTACATCATTAGCTTGATGGCCTTGGAACGCAAACTAAGCGGCCGTAATGATGCAATGGCACAGCTAGGTGATCGCATCCAAATGCTAGAGCGCCAACTTGACCATTTCGAGCTACTCGATGAGCAAATGCTCAGTAATCTCGCGAGTGTCTATCTTGATGTAGTGAGCCCTATTGGCCCCCGAATTCAAGTAACGGGCACCCCATCTGTACTACAACAGACGACCAACCAACACAAAGTAAGAGCGCTGCTTCTTTCCGGTATTCGCTGCTCTGTCCTTTGGCGTCAAGTTGGAGGCAAACGCCGCCACCTGATTTTTGGGCGTAAGAAGATGGTTGAACAAGCTCAAATCCTGTTAGCAAGAATGCAATAA
- a CDS encoding DUF3833 domain-containing protein, whose translation MKLLKTFLLTLVFAVTGCSADLDSYQASNPRFDLFDYFEGKVTAWGMVQDYTDKQTRRFTVEIIGSVEGDTLTLVEDFVFDDGEIDQRIWVINRDGEGSYVGEADDIIGQAMGKEVGNALQWQYDFELKMDDSSVVVGFDDWLYRQDEKHVFNSTKIKKFGIEVGAITLFFQKQ comes from the coding sequence ATGAAACTTTTGAAAACCTTTCTTCTAACGTTAGTTTTTGCCGTCACGGGGTGTTCCGCTGACTTAGACAGCTACCAAGCATCAAATCCACGCTTTGACCTTTTCGACTATTTTGAAGGTAAAGTGACCGCTTGGGGTATGGTTCAAGATTACACCGACAAGCAAACCCGTCGTTTTACGGTTGAGATTATTGGCAGCGTTGAAGGTGACACGCTCACACTGGTTGAAGATTTCGTGTTTGATGACGGAGAGATAGACCAGCGAATTTGGGTGATTAATCGAGATGGTGAAGGTAGTTATGTCGGTGAAGCAGATGATATCATCGGACAGGCAATGGGCAAAGAAGTCGGTAACGCGCTTCAGTGGCAGTACGACTTTGAACTAAAAATGGATGATTCATCCGTGGTGGTTGGGTTTGATGATTGGTTATATCGTCAAGACGAAAAGCACGTATTCAACTCAACCAAAATCAAAAAGTTTGGCATTGAGGTTGGAGCGATAACCCTCTTCTTTCAAAAGCAATAA
- the hisC gene encoding histidinol-phosphate transaminase, with protein sequence MEKLARKQVQKLTPYLSARRIGGTGDVWLNANESPFNNEYTTDFARLNRYSECQPKELISAYAAYAGVKPEQTLTSRGADEGIELLIRAFCEPSEDAILYCPPTYGMYAISAETIGVERKTVPLTSDWQLDLAGIEANLDNVKLVFVCSPNNPTGNLVKREDIVSLLEMTKDRAIVVMDEAYIDFCPEASTVDLLAQYPNLAILRTLSKAFALAGLRCGFTLANEELINVLLKVIAPYPVPVPVAEIATQALSEAGLARAKFQVLDLNANRAYLQVGLSMIPGLEVFEGWGNYLLVKFPDGDDLFKAAWKTGIILRNSPIENCVRISVGNRDECEKTLGFIRNYYS encoded by the coding sequence ATGGAAAAGCTAGCGCGTAAACAAGTCCAAAAACTTACCCCTTATTTATCGGCTCGCCGAATCGGTGGTACCGGTGACGTCTGGCTAAATGCCAACGAATCACCATTCAACAATGAATATACAACAGACTTTGCCCGTCTTAATCGTTACAGCGAATGTCAGCCAAAAGAGTTGATTTCCGCTTACGCAGCGTATGCGGGTGTGAAACCAGAACAAACGCTGACTTCTCGCGGTGCAGATGAAGGCATTGAACTACTGATTCGTGCTTTCTGTGAGCCGAGTGAAGATGCGATTCTTTACTGTCCACCAACTTACGGTATGTATGCCATCAGCGCTGAAACCATTGGTGTCGAGCGAAAAACCGTGCCGCTAACGTCAGATTGGCAACTAGACCTTGCAGGTATCGAAGCTAATCTGGATAACGTGAAACTGGTTTTCGTATGTTCGCCAAACAACCCAACGGGTAACTTAGTTAAGCGTGAAGATATTGTGTCTCTGCTTGAGATGACAAAAGACCGTGCAATTGTGGTGATGGATGAAGCGTACATCGATTTTTGTCCGGAAGCGTCAACGGTAGACCTACTGGCGCAATACCCGAATCTTGCGATTCTGCGTACTCTGTCGAAAGCTTTCGCGCTTGCTGGCCTGCGTTGTGGATTTACGCTTGCGAACGAAGAGCTGATTAATGTACTTCTTAAAGTTATCGCACCGTACCCAGTCCCGGTTCCGGTGGCAGAAATAGCGACTCAGGCGCTTTCGGAAGCTGGCTTAGCGCGAGCGAAATTCCAAGTTCTTGATCTGAACGCAAACCGTGCTTACTTGCAAGTTGGTCTTTCAATGATTCCGGGTCTGGAGGTTTTTGAAGGATGGGGTAACTACCTATTGGTAAAATTCCCAGATGGCGATGATCTTTTCAAAGCTGCTTGGAAGACGGGCATTATTTTGCGTAACTCGCCAATTGAGAACTGCGTACGTATCAGCGTTGGTAACCGCGACGAGTGTGAAAAAACGCTTGGATTTATTAGAAACTACTACTCATAA
- a CDS encoding H-NS family nucleoid-associated regulatory protein gives MSELTKTLLNIRSLRAFSRELTLEQLEEALEKLTTVVEERREAEEAERAAAAEQEAKLSAIAEQIAKDGIDVEALISALAGDSKAKTKAKSKRAPRPAKYKYTDANGEEKTWTGQGRTPSAIQEQLDAGKSLDDFLI, from the coding sequence ATGTCGGAACTAACAAAAACACTATTAAACATTCGCAGCTTGCGTGCTTTCTCTCGTGAATTAACACTGGAGCAATTGGAAGAAGCACTAGAAAAATTGACGACAGTTGTAGAAGAACGCCGAGAAGCAGAAGAAGCAGAACGTGCGGCAGCAGCTGAGCAAGAAGCTAAACTGTCGGCTATTGCAGAGCAAATCGCAAAAGATGGCATCGATGTAGAAGCATTGATTTCTGCGCTTGCTGGTGACTCAAAAGCAAAAACTAAAGCGAAATCAAAGCGTGCGCCTCGCCCTGCGAAGTACAAATACACAGATGCGAATGGCGAAGAAAAAACTTGGACTGGCCAAGGTCGTACACCTTCAGCAATTCAAGAACAATTAGATGCAGGTAAATCACTAGACGATTTCCTAATCTAA
- the hisD gene encoding histidinol dehydrogenase, with protein MRTVVWQSLSETQQDAILERPAISEGANITASVAEVIAKVREEGDAALFELTEKFDRVTPDSLRVSEQEVTAACGRLSDNMKKALDQAYSNIAKFHKAQKPQPIKVETQSGVLCEQVTRPIQKVGLYIPGGSAPLPSTVLMLGVPAKIAGCRKVVLCSPPPIADEILYVARLCGIDEVYNVGGGQAVAAMAYGTETVSKVDKIFGPGNAYVTEAKRQVSNDFRGAAIDMPAGPSEVLVIADETADAEFIAADLLSQAEHGPDSQVVLVTPSPVIADQVTDAVQRQLKELSRADIAEKALASSLIIISESLTQAVSISNYYGPEHLIVQTKNPRELLPLLDNAGSIFLGDWSPESAGDYASGTNHVLPTYGYTRTYSSLGLADFSKRMTVQELSADGLKNLAPTVVTMAEAEGLDAHKRAVTIRTEKLTRVEKLAAK; from the coding sequence ATGAGAACTGTTGTATGGCAATCACTCAGTGAAACGCAACAAGATGCGATTTTGGAACGCCCAGCGATTAGCGAGGGGGCAAATATTACCGCGTCAGTTGCCGAAGTTATTGCGAAGGTTCGCGAAGAAGGTGACGCTGCGCTGTTTGAGCTGACTGAAAAGTTTGACCGTGTGACTCCAGATTCGTTAAGGGTCTCTGAGCAAGAAGTGACAGCGGCTTGTGGTCGTTTGTCTGACAATATGAAAAAGGCGTTGGATCAAGCGTACTCAAACATTGCTAAGTTTCACAAAGCGCAGAAGCCACAGCCAATCAAGGTAGAAACTCAATCGGGTGTACTTTGTGAACAGGTCACGCGCCCAATACAAAAAGTGGGTTTGTATATTCCTGGTGGCAGTGCGCCATTGCCATCAACGGTTTTGATGCTTGGTGTTCCGGCAAAAATTGCAGGTTGTCGTAAAGTAGTCTTGTGCTCACCACCACCAATTGCCGATGAAATTTTATATGTTGCAAGACTGTGCGGCATTGATGAAGTGTACAATGTCGGCGGTGGACAGGCGGTTGCTGCGATGGCTTACGGTACAGAGACCGTATCGAAAGTCGACAAAATCTTTGGTCCGGGCAACGCTTACGTGACGGAAGCAAAACGTCAGGTAAGTAACGATTTCCGTGGCGCAGCCATTGATATGCCTGCAGGTCCATCAGAAGTGCTAGTGATTGCCGATGAAACCGCAGATGCAGAGTTCATTGCGGCGGACCTTCTAAGCCAAGCTGAGCACGGCCCTGACTCTCAAGTGGTTCTTGTGACTCCTTCTCCTGTGATTGCCGATCAAGTGACGGACGCGGTTCAACGCCAGCTTAAGGAACTGTCTCGAGCTGATATTGCTGAAAAGGCGTTGGCATCGAGTTTAATCATTATCTCTGAATCTCTCACTCAAGCAGTTTCCATCTCGAATTACTACGGTCCTGAGCACTTAATTGTTCAGACTAAGAACCCTCGCGAGCTTCTGCCTCTATTAGATAACGCAGGTTCTATCTTCCTGGGTGATTGGTCGCCTGAATCAGCAGGTGATTACGCATCGGGTACCAACCACGTTCTTCCTACTTACGGTTACACACGTACTTATTCAAGTTTGGGTTTAGCGGATTTCTCTAAGCGTATGACGGTTCAAGAACTGTCTGCTGATGGTCTAAAGAACCTCGCGCCAACAGTGGTCACCATGGCGGAAGCGGAAGGCTTGGATGCACACAAACGTGCAGTAACTATTCGTACTGAAAAATTAACCCGCGTAGAAAAATTGGCAGCGAAGTAA
- the tet(35) gene encoding tetracycline efflux Na+/H+ antiporter family transporter Tet(35) — protein sequence MNLIDFASSPLSLLPPLVALSLAIVTRRVLVSLGVGIVLGAVLLNDYSLGNALGYVGSTVSSVFIEDGGINTWNMSIVGFLLLLGMMTALLTLSGGTRAFAEWAQTRVKSKRGSKLLAAFLGVFIFVDDYFNSLAVGAISRPVTDRFYVSRAKLAYILDSTAAPMCVIMPASSWGAYIMTIIGGILVSHGITEYSALGAYLRLVPMNFYAIFALLMVFAVAWFGLDIGKMRDHEIAASQGRGFDKDQENDTEEAHELNEELDIRESEGGKVSDLVLPIVFLIIATVASMLYTGGQALASDGIEFNLLGAFENTDVGTSLIYGGLVGLAVALFTVFKQGIAASEIGRTLWIGAKSMFGAILILVFAWTIGSVIGDMNTGKYLSTLAQGNINPHWLPVILFLLSGLMAFSTGTSWGTFGIMLPIAGDMAGATDLALMLPMLSAVLAGSVFGDHCSPISDTTILSSTGARCNHIDHVATQLPYALSVAAVSCIGFITLGMTASVGISFAVSSVAFVAVCVLLSVLSKSKMASCQNA from the coding sequence ATGAATTTAATTGATTTTGCATCATCTCCTTTATCTCTTTTGCCTCCTTTAGTGGCGTTGAGTCTTGCTATTGTTACGCGTCGCGTACTTGTTTCTCTAGGTGTCGGTATTGTTCTTGGTGCTGTCTTGCTTAATGACTACTCATTGGGTAATGCGCTTGGATATGTTGGCTCTACTGTATCTAGTGTGTTCATCGAAGACGGTGGGATTAACACTTGGAACATGAGTATTGTCGGCTTCCTATTGTTGCTCGGTATGATGACTGCGCTGTTAACACTGTCGGGTGGTACTCGCGCTTTTGCTGAGTGGGCGCAGACACGCGTGAAAAGCAAACGTGGTTCTAAGCTTTTGGCTGCGTTTCTTGGCGTGTTCATCTTCGTCGATGACTACTTTAATAGTTTAGCGGTAGGGGCAATCTCTCGACCTGTTACTGACCGTTTCTACGTGTCTCGTGCTAAGCTTGCTTATATCCTCGATTCTACAGCGGCACCTATGTGTGTGATCATGCCTGCGTCTAGCTGGGGTGCTTACATCATGACAATCATCGGTGGCATTCTCGTCTCCCACGGCATCACAGAATACTCGGCATTAGGCGCTTACTTGCGTTTGGTTCCAATGAACTTCTACGCAATCTTTGCGCTATTGATGGTATTCGCTGTGGCTTGGTTTGGCTTAGATATTGGCAAGATGCGTGACCACGAGATCGCTGCGTCTCAGGGCCGAGGTTTTGACAAAGACCAAGAGAATGATACCGAGGAAGCTCATGAGCTGAACGAAGAGCTAGATATCCGCGAAAGCGAAGGCGGCAAAGTGTCTGATCTTGTTTTGCCGATTGTTTTCCTAATCATTGCGACGGTTGCGTCAATGCTTTACACCGGTGGTCAAGCGTTGGCTTCAGACGGTATTGAGTTCAATCTATTGGGCGCGTTTGAGAATACTGATGTTGGTACCTCTTTAATTTACGGTGGTTTGGTTGGCCTAGCGGTTGCTCTATTCACGGTATTCAAACAAGGTATCGCCGCATCGGAAATTGGCCGTACGCTTTGGATCGGTGCCAAATCAATGTTTGGCGCAATTCTTATCCTAGTCTTCGCATGGACAATTGGTTCTGTCATTGGCGACATGAACACAGGTAAATATCTGTCAACGCTTGCGCAAGGCAATATTAACCCACACTGGTTACCTGTAATCTTGTTCCTATTGTCTGGCTTGATGGCGTTCTCAACGGGCACATCATGGGGGACGTTTGGTATCATGTTACCAATCGCGGGTGATATGGCTGGCGCAACCGATCTTGCGTTAATGCTTCCGATGCTAAGTGCTGTTTTAGCTGGTTCGGTATTTGGTGATCACTGTTCACCAATCTCAGATACGACCATTCTGTCTTCGACAGGCGCACGTTGTAATCACATTGATCACGTTGCTACACAGCTACCTTACGCATTGTCTGTTGCAGCCGTATCCTGCATTGGTTTCATCACATTGGGTATGACGGCGTCGGTCGGTATTTCGTTTGCCGTCTCGTCTGTGGCGTTTGTAGCGGTTTGTGTATTGCTATCTGTCCTGTCCAAATCGAAAATGGCCAGTTGTCAAAATGCTTAA
- the mnmA gene encoding tRNA 2-thiouridine(34) synthase MnmA produces MSDNSQKKVIVGMSGGVDSSVSAYLLQQQGYQVEGLFMKNWEEDDNEEYCTAAEDLADAQAVCDKLGIHLHTINFAAEYWDNVFEYFLAEYKAGRTPNPDILCNKEIKFKAFLEFADEVLDADYIAMGHYVRRTFPTQEELDAGAKPEMLRGLDSNKDQSYFLYTLSSDQVARSLFPVGELEKPEVRRIAEEQDLITAKKKDSTGICFIGERKFTEFLGKYLPAQPGNIETPEGKVIGKHQGLMYHTLGQRKGLHIGGQKGGGGNEEPWFVGDKDLKRNVLIAVQGKDHPLLKSEGLIASQLHWVDRTPITDVLKCTVKTRYRQTDIPCTIIPIDDENIKVIFDEPQIAVTPGQSAVFYQGEVCLGGGIIEKRI; encoded by the coding sequence ATGTCTGACAACAGCCAAAAGAAAGTCATCGTCGGTATGTCCGGCGGCGTTGATTCATCTGTTTCTGCGTACCTGCTACAACAGCAAGGTTACCAAGTAGAAGGCCTGTTCATGAAGAACTGGGAAGAAGATGACAATGAGGAGTATTGCACGGCAGCTGAAGATCTAGCTGACGCTCAAGCAGTGTGTGACAAGTTAGGCATTCACCTTCACACCATCAACTTTGCGGCTGAGTACTGGGATAATGTATTCGAATATTTCCTTGCGGAATACAAAGCTGGGCGTACGCCAAACCCAGACATTCTTTGTAACAAAGAAATCAAGTTTAAAGCCTTCCTAGAGTTTGCAGATGAGGTACTCGACGCGGATTATATCGCCATGGGGCATTATGTTCGCCGCACTTTCCCAACTCAGGAAGAGCTTGATGCGGGAGCAAAACCTGAGATGCTGCGTGGTCTAGACAGTAATAAAGACCAAAGTTACTTCCTATATACACTAAGCAGTGACCAAGTTGCCCGTAGTCTGTTCCCTGTTGGTGAGCTTGAAAAGCCTGAAGTTCGACGCATCGCGGAAGAGCAAGATCTCATCACCGCGAAGAAAAAAGACTCAACAGGTATCTGCTTCATCGGTGAACGTAAGTTTACTGAGTTCCTTGGCAAATACCTACCCGCGCAGCCAGGCAACATCGAAACGCCTGAAGGCAAAGTTATCGGTAAACACCAAGGGTTGATGTACCATACTTTGGGTCAACGTAAAGGGCTTCACATCGGTGGTCAAAAAGGCGGCGGTGGTAATGAAGAGCCTTGGTTTGTTGGCGACAAAGACCTAAAACGCAACGTATTGATTGCCGTTCAGGGTAAAGATCACCCTCTTCTAAAATCAGAAGGCTTGATCGCTTCCCAACTCCACTGGGTAGATCGCACACCAATTACTGATGTTTTGAAGTGCACAGTAAAAACACGTTACCGTCAAACAGATATACCTTGTACAATCATCCCAATTGATGATGAAAACATTAAAGTTATTTTTGATGAGCCTCAGATCGCCGTCACCCCTGGTCAATCTGCGGTATTCTACCAAGGCGAAGTGTGTCTTGGTGGTGGAATTATCGAAAAACGCATTTAA
- the hisG gene encoding ATP phosphoribosyltransferase has product MQTQRLRIAIQKKGRLSKESQALLKKCGVKFNVMGERLVVHSENMPIDLLLVRDDDIPGLIMDGVVDLGFIGENELEEVRLDRKALGEASEFVQLRRLDFGGCRLSIAIDKDEEYNGPQDLAGKRIATTYPQLLKAYMDEAGVPFSTCMLTGSVEVAPRAGLADAIADLVSTGATLEANGLKEAEIIFKSKATLIQRTGEFDADKVALIEKLLTRMQGVQQAKESKYIMLHAPAEKLDQIKALLPGAEDPTVLPLSADKQKVAVHLVSTENLFWETMEQLKELGASSILVLPIDKMME; this is encoded by the coding sequence ATGCAAACACAACGCCTAAGAATCGCAATTCAGAAAAAAGGTCGCCTCAGCAAAGAGAGCCAAGCTCTACTTAAAAAATGTGGCGTGAAGTTCAATGTTATGGGTGAGCGACTAGTTGTTCATTCAGAAAATATGCCAATTGACTTGCTGTTAGTCCGTGACGACGATATTCCAGGTCTGATTATGGATGGTGTGGTTGACCTAGGCTTCATTGGCGAAAACGAACTGGAAGAAGTTCGTCTCGATCGTAAAGCGTTGGGTGAGGCGTCTGAATTTGTTCAACTTCGTCGACTTGATTTCGGTGGTTGCCGTTTGTCTATCGCAATCGATAAAGACGAAGAATACAACGGCCCTCAAGACCTTGCTGGAAAACGTATTGCCACAACTTACCCGCAGCTATTAAAAGCTTACATGGATGAAGCGGGCGTTCCATTCTCAACATGTATGCTGACAGGTTCCGTAGAAGTTGCCCCTCGTGCGGGTCTTGCTGATGCCATTGCTGACTTAGTTTCTACTGGTGCAACGTTGGAAGCGAATGGCCTTAAAGAAGCTGAGATCATCTTCAAATCAAAAGCGACACTGATTCAACGTACGGGTGAGTTCGACGCAGACAAAGTCGCGCTAATCGAAAAGCTCCTGACTCGTATGCAAGGCGTACAGCAAGCGAAAGAGTCTAAGTACATCATGCTACACGCACCTGCTGAGAAGTTAGACCAAATCAAAGCGCTGCTTCCAGGCGCGGAAGATCCAACGGTATTACCTCTGTCTGCTGACAAGCAAAAAGTTGCGGTTCATTTAGTAAGTACTGAAAATCTGTTCTGGGAAACCATGGAACAACTGAAAGAATTGGGTGCGAGCTCAATTCTAGTACTACCAATTGACAAAATGATGGAGTAA